The Thunnus albacares chromosome 11, fThuAlb1.1, whole genome shotgun sequence genome contains a region encoding:
- the rubcnl gene encoding protein associated with UVRAG as autophagy enhancer gives MGSCRGRSSSPHRPRYVSWCVDSPPTATTTLTTTDTPEEFSRQNQQLPGAGLIPFVLLSPPDTSGGETDAELSHQLPQPKKAFKHSCHSQSNTHSSTTSALHNTDKATNSRSNEGEDDEKGREENFTPSEADNSNKEDQSLLHPEDKGFYLPRSSPVISRRPLSWHGGGADTSALSSLGSPSPPSGSLFLDQHGGLTVTSMKNLGSKPSSSHSSSPVQEDKKPGCVSVSSNLNLSPGFHLPLSGQQRLAEEHRGQGPTSCDAPHTSGLSISTQHSRERRSSSIPEFSAADVFKNTCELEKENAHFIVVDMVLEVLEGAKWTMSFDQWTSVMDTHQHTYSRCRQTKTGSSVDHKQRRKACRHKQCCSIVDTKQEDNKSRHSDGDNETSHRNTHSSKTYVHPHQHNQDKEEEGAGNNDHQSKTFSVLSTDSGFGDCGVDTTLTQRDSLRNAEWLAQQLVLEFKKRWLPSHGPRRGWQSLRSSLQELPGTGGVAVNSGSLTEEIRLRTRMRGSLCWAPPRFQIIFTVQPTHRRSEVVASQHFLCAGCGTEVERKYIKKLRYCEYLGRYFCDCCHSGSEAVIPGRVLSCWDFGRYPVSDFSKQLLDTVWHQPLFDLTCVGKTLYSRVKELDRFREVQEQLLGIKKLLKACRLSGRLMTEFEQLPCHLTERPHLFSMDDLFRVKKGQLVAQARAVFHSAINHVENCELCLARGFICEFCRERNIIFPFQSDICKRCPVCKACFHKQCFVEKKCPKCLRKQLRKKTF, from the exons ATGGGAAGCTGCAGGGGCAGGTCCTCCTCTCCCCACAGACCCAGATATGTCAGCTGGTGTGTGGACTCTCCACCAACTGCAACTACAACTCTGACAACAACAG ACACTCCAGAAGAATTTTCTCGCCAAAACCAACAGTTGCCTGGTGCAGGATTGATCCCGTTCGTCCTGCTTTCACCACCAGACACAAGTGGAGGAGAAACAGATGCAGAACTTTCCCATCAACTCCCACAGCCAAAGAAGGCCTTCAAACACTCCTGTCACTCccagtcaaacacacactccagcACTACTTCAGCCCTGCACAACACTGACAAAGCAACAAACAGTCGTAGCAATGAGGGTGAGGATGATGAAAAAGGTAGAGAGGAGAACTTCACACCTTCAGAGGCTGACAACAGTAACAAAGAAGACCAGTCTCTTCTTCATCCAGAGGACAAAGGATTTTACCTTCCCAGGAGCAGTCCAGTCATCTCCAGAAGGCCCCTCTCCTGGCATGGAGGGGGTGCTGACACGTCTGCTCTATCAAG CTTGGGCTCCCCATCTCCTCCCTCTGGTTCACTGTTCCTGGATCAACATGGGGGCCTGACAGTAACCAGTATGAAGAATCTGGGATCCAAACCCAGCTCCAGTCACAGCTCATCCCCAGTCCAGGAGGACAAGAAGCCGGgctgtgtctctgtctcctcaaaTCTGAACCTCAGCCCTGGGTTCCACCTTCCCCTCAGTGGACAGCAGAGATTGGCTGAGGAGCACAGAGGACAGGGCCCGACCAGTTGTGATGCCCCTCACACATCAG GCCTCTCTATATCAACACAACatagcagagagagaaggagcagTAGTATCCCAGAATTCTCTGCTGCAGACGTCTTCAAGAACACATGTGAGCTGGAAAAG gAAAATGCTCATTTCATTGTGGTGGACATGGTGTTGGAGGTGCTGGAAGGTGCAAAGTGGACTATGAGCTTTGATCAATGGACATCCGTGATggacacacaccaacacacatacagcaggtgcagacagacaaagacaggCTCTTCAGTGGATCACAAGCAGAGACGTAAGGCATGCAGACACAAACAGTGCTGCAGTATAGTGGATACCAAACAAGAGGATAATAAGAGCAGACATTCTGATGGAGACAATGAGAcgtcacacagaaacacacactcctCTAAAACTTATGTGCACCCACATCAGCACAATCAGGATAAAGAAGAGGAGGGAGCAGGGAATAATGACCATCAATCAAAGACGTTTTCTGTCCTCTCCACTGACAGTGGATTTGGAG ACTGTGGAGTAGACACTACGTTGACACAGAGAGATTCTCTCAGAAA TGCAGAGTGGCTGGCCCAGCAGCTGGTGTTGGAGTTCAAAAAGAGATGGCTTCCTTCCCACGGGCCTCGGCGTGGTTGGCAGAGCCTGCGTAGCTCACTTCAGGAG TTGCCGGGTACTGGTGGCGTGGCAGTGAACAGTGGGAGCCTGACAGAAGAAATCAGACTGAGGACCAGGATGAGAGGATCCCTATGCTGGGCACCTCCACGCTTCCAGATCATCTTCACCGTGCAGCCGACACACAG ACGCAGTGAAGTAGTGGCTTCACAACACTTCCTGTGTGCAGGCTGTGGGACAGAGGTAGAGCGCA AGTACATCAAGAAATTGCGGTACTGTGAATACCTTGGCAG ATATTTCTGTGACTGCTGCCATAGCGGCTCTGAGGCTGTGATCCCTGGTCGAGTTCTGTCCTGCTGGGACTTTGGCag aTACCCTGTGAGTGATTTCTCCAAACAGTTGCTGGATACAGTGTGGCATCAGCCTCTGTTTGACCTGACCTGCGTTGGTAAGACACTCTACAGCAGAGTGAAAGAGCTGGACAGGTTCAGG GAAGTCCAGGAACAGCTGCTGGGCATCAAGAAGCTGCTGAAAGCTTGCAGATTATCTGGAAG GTTAATGACTGAGTTTGAACAGCTTCCCTGTCACCTGACCGAACGGCCACACCTCTTCTCCATGGATGACCTCTTCAGAGTGAAGAAGGGTCAGCTTGTAGCGCAGGCCAGAGCAGTCTTTCACTCCGCTATTAATCATGTTGAAAACTGTGAG CTGTGTCTGGCCCGAGGTTTTATCTGTGAGTTCTGCAGAGAAAGAAACATCATCTTTCCTTTTCAGAGTGACATATGTAAGCGTTGTCCAG tgtgCAAGGCTTGCTTTCACAAACAGTGTTTTGTGGAAAAGAAGTGTCCAAAATGTCTACGAAAGCAGTTGCGGAAAAAAACTTTCTAA